A single genomic interval of Polaribacter vadi harbors:
- a CDS encoding SDR family oxidoreductase: MKILVTGATGYIGKRLIPLLINDGHVVVCPVRDVKRAESYFKEEQNIILVEADFLKADSLNNIPKDVEAAYYLIHSMSNSAKEFHVLEERCAFNFKRYAENTTIKQVIYLSGITNDTKLSKHLLSRKNVEKALSSKSYALTTFKAGIIVGSGSSSFEIIRDIVEKLPFMIAPKWLNTKTQPLGVRDVLAFLHKALSKKELYNTSYDIFGPEIMTYKEMLLQFAEFRKLKRTIVTVPVMTPKLSSYWLYFVTSTSYKLASSLVNSMGVEVIGNKSNINQLLDIEPISYKKALELAFKKIEQNSIISSWKDSYVSSKLQGFLHEFINVPEYGCFKDFKKRKVKDREIVLDRIWAIGGNTGWYYGTFLWKIRGFLDQFFGGAGLRRGRRHPTELNVGDALDFWRVIFADKEQGKLLLYAEMIMPGEAWLEFKIKDGILYQTATFRPHGLAGRMYWYSVMPFHWFVFNGMINNINKLK; this comes from the coding sequence ATGAAAATTCTTGTTACAGGAGCCACAGGTTACATTGGCAAAAGATTAATTCCGTTATTAATTAATGATGGTCATGTAGTTGTTTGTCCTGTAAGAGATGTAAAAAGGGCTGAAAGTTATTTTAAGGAAGAGCAAAATATCATTTTGGTTGAAGCTGATTTTTTAAAAGCAGATTCTTTAAATAACATCCCGAAAGATGTTGAAGCTGCCTATTATTTAATTCATTCCATGTCTAATTCTGCAAAAGAATTTCATGTTTTAGAAGAAAGATGTGCTTTTAATTTTAAAAGATATGCAGAAAATACAACCATAAAACAAGTTATTTATTTAAGTGGAATTACCAACGACACAAAGCTTTCAAAACATTTATTATCAAGAAAAAATGTTGAAAAAGCGTTAAGTTCTAAAAGTTATGCTTTAACCACTTTTAAAGCTGGAATTATTGTAGGTTCAGGAAGTTCATCCTTTGAAATCATTAGAGATATTGTAGAAAAATTACCATTTATGATCGCTCCTAAATGGTTAAACACAAAAACCCAACCTTTAGGAGTTAGAGATGTTTTAGCCTTTTTACACAAAGCATTATCTAAGAAAGAGTTGTACAATACTTCTTATGATATTTTTGGGCCAGAAATTATGACCTACAAAGAAATGTTGTTACAATTTGCCGAATTTAGAAAACTAAAAAGAACGATTGTAACTGTGCCTGTAATGACCCCAAAACTATCTTCTTATTGGTTATATTTTGTAACTTCTACATCGTACAAACTAGCTTCTTCTTTAGTAAACTCAATGGGTGTAGAAGTTATTGGGAATAAAAGTAACATTAACCAACTATTAGATATTGAGCCAATTTCCTACAAAAAAGCATTGGAATTAGCCTTTAAGAAAATCGAACAAAATAGCATTATTTCTAGCTGGAAAGATTCTTATGTAAGCAGCAAATTACAAGGTTTTCTACACGAATTTATAAACGTACCTGAATATGGTTGCTTTAAAGATTTTAAGAAAAGAAAAGTAAAAGATAGAGAAATTGTATTGGACAGAATTTGGGCAATTGGTGGAAATACTGGCTGGTATTATGGAACTTTTTTATGGAAAATTCGTGGTTTTTTAGATCAGTTTTTTGGTGGTGCAGGTTTACGAAGAGGAAGAAGACACCCAACTGAATTAAATGTTGGTGATGCTTTAGATTTTTGGCGTGTAATTTTTGCAGATAAAGAACAAGGAAAATTATTATTATACGCAGAAATGATTATGCCTGGGGAAGCTTGGTTAGAATTTAAAATCAAAGATGGCATTTTATACCAAACAGCAACGTTTAGACCTCATGGTTTGGCTGGCAGA
- a CDS encoding flavin reductase family protein gives MQFFNQKDIHNLDKIYRINLINSCSGFKSANLLGTISTKGITNVAVFSSVTHLGSNPPTLGFILRPTTVPRNTHKNLKDVGYFTINHIWEEVIEDAHHTSAKYPDDISEFDMTNFEAEFKGNFKAPFVKNAPVQMSMKFIEEIYVPSNDVMLVVAQIQELYVKDELLQNDGLINLSLGNVATINGLDTYAIPKFKKQLTYQRPKEIKK, from the coding sequence ATGCAATTTTTCAATCAAAAAGACATTCATAATCTAGATAAAATTTATCGTATCAACCTAATTAACAGTTGCTCAGGATTTAAATCTGCCAACTTATTAGGCACAATTTCTACAAAAGGCATTACCAATGTTGCTGTTTTTAGTTCGGTTACGCATTTGGGATCTAATCCACCAACTTTAGGTTTTATTTTAAGACCCACCACAGTTCCAAGAAATACACATAAAAATCTAAAAGATGTAGGTTATTTCACCATCAATCATATTTGGGAAGAAGTTATTGAAGATGCACATCACACTTCTGCAAAATATCCAGATGATATTTCTGAATTTGATATGACCAATTTTGAAGCAGAATTTAAAGGAAATTTTAAAGCACCTTTTGTAAAAAATGCTCCAGTACAAATGAGCATGAAGTTTATTGAGGAAATTTATGTACCTTCAAACGATGTGATGTTAGTTGTTGCTCAAATACAGGAATTATATGTAAAAGATGAGTTATTACAAAATGATGGATTGATTAATTTATCGTTAGGAAACGTAGCTACCATAAATGGTTTAGATACATATGCAATTCCTAAATTCAAAAAACAATTAACGTATCAAAGACCAAAAGAGATAAAAAAATAA